Proteins encoded in a region of the Puniceibacterium sp. IMCC21224 genome:
- a CDS encoding calcium-binding protein yields the protein MANVEIYVPINLLTEEVFFGSELEKSATRYAISDGDNTAEYTGSFTYPSSFGIEGTLQTFRVSRMDVLQFDVTDINADAAAVFAGYFTPEGLQGALSVAFAQADIFLGSTGTDYILGYGGDDSIDSNGGADTIEGGDGNDTLIGSDDDNTLAGGAGNDSILGYDGVDRISGSDGDDTLSGMGGDDEMGGGPGIDVMIGGDGNDRMGGGLDTDYMTGGNGDDIVNGGPGDDSNDGGEGSDTMGGSFGDDIVTGGRGDDSLGGGAGRDFVDGEDGNDTIGGGEGNDTIIGGAGFDFLAGGGRNDIIDGGDGRDTINGGTGDDTLTGGTGVDLFVFNILNDGEMDLITDFEDGLDRIRLSGVDGDNKQARVDALDIADAMIDGETGATVTYNGHVISVVGVGAADLGFDDFVFV from the coding sequence ATGGCAAACGTCGAAATTTACGTCCCGATCAACCTGCTCACCGAAGAAGTATTTTTTGGCAGTGAGCTGGAAAAATCAGCCACCCGGTACGCCATCTCGGATGGCGATAACACCGCCGAATACACCGGCAGTTTCACCTATCCCAGCTCTTTTGGCATCGAAGGTACGCTGCAAACCTTTCGGGTGAGCCGCATGGACGTGCTGCAATTCGATGTGACCGACATCAACGCCGACGCCGCTGCGGTCTTTGCGGGTTATTTCACCCCCGAGGGGCTTCAGGGCGCGCTGTCAGTGGCCTTTGCCCAAGCGGACATTTTCCTGGGTTCAACCGGCACCGACTATATCCTGGGTTACGGCGGCGATGACAGTATCGACAGCAACGGCGGCGCAGACACCATCGAAGGCGGGGATGGTAACGACACACTGATCGGCAGCGACGATGACAACACCCTCGCTGGTGGTGCGGGCAACGATTCCATCCTTGGGTATGACGGCGTTGACCGGATCTCGGGCTCGGACGGCGACGACACGCTGTCCGGCATGGGTGGTGATGATGAAATGGGCGGCGGTCCGGGCATCGACGTCATGATCGGTGGCGACGGCAACGACCGGATGGGCGGCGGCCTGGACACCGATTACATGACCGGCGGCAACGGCGATGACATTGTCAACGGCGGTCCTGGCGACGATTCCAACGATGGAGGCGAAGGCAGCGACACGATGGGCGGCTCGTTTGGCGATGACATCGTGACAGGCGGGCGGGGTGACGACAGCCTGGGTGGCGGCGCGGGCAGGGATTTTGTCGACGGAGAGGACGGCAACGACACCATCGGCGGCGGTGAGGGTAACGACACCATCATCGGCGGCGCGGGCTTTGATTTCCTGGCGGGCGGCGGGCGAAACGACATCATTGACGGCGGCGACGGGCGCGACACGATCAACGGCGGCACAGGTGATGACACGCTGACCGGCGGCACCGGAGTGGATCTGTTTGTCTTTAACATCCTGAACGATGGCGAAATGGACCTGATCACCGATTTTGAGGACGGGCTGGACCGCATCCGCCTGAGCGGTGTCGATGGCGACAACAAACAGGCCCGCGTCGACGCGTTGGACATCGCCGACGCGATGATTGATGGCGAGACGGGTGCCACCGTTACCTACAACGGCCATGTGATATCAGTGGTGGGCGTGGGCGCTGCGGATCTTGGCTTTGACGATTTTGTCTTTGTCTGA
- a CDS encoding pyridoxal phosphate-dependent aminotransferase: MRNSSRGAVDPFIVMDVMEAARAAEDAGRHIIHMEVGQPGTPAPEAARAALARAMQDEALGYTVALGLPTLRARIATLYNDWYNVDLDPARVVVTPGSSGAFILAFTALFDQGDRVALGAPGYPSYRQILKALDLVPVEVQTATKNRLQPVPSDLAGLEYEGLMVASPANPTGTMLDRDALAGLIDDCQARGAAFLSDEIYHGIEYERRAVSALEISDDVCVINSFSKYFSMTGWRVGWMVVPEAQVRQVERLAQNMFICAPHAAQVAALAAMDADDELQGNMAVYRRNRQLMLEGLPRAGFDRIAPPDGAFYVYADVSHLTDDSRAFAAEILEQAGVAVTPGLDFDPVRGGGTLRFSYARATADIEDGLARLARFMAARS; this comes from the coding sequence ATGCGAAACTCAAGCCGTGGGGCGGTTGATCCCTTCATTGTGATGGATGTGATGGAAGCCGCCCGCGCCGCCGAGGATGCCGGGCGCCACATCATCCACATGGAGGTGGGGCAGCCCGGCACCCCCGCGCCCGAGGCCGCGCGCGCCGCACTGGCCCGTGCGATGCAGGACGAGGCGCTGGGATATACCGTGGCTCTGGGGCTTCCGACGCTGCGGGCGCGGATCGCAACGCTGTATAATGATTGGTATAATGTCGATCTGGACCCGGCGCGTGTGGTGGTGACGCCGGGATCCTCCGGGGCATTCATCCTCGCCTTCACGGCGCTTTTTGACCAGGGGGATCGGGTGGCGCTTGGCGCTCCGGGATATCCGTCGTACCGGCAGATCCTCAAGGCGCTGGATCTGGTGCCGGTCGAGGTGCAGACAGCGACCAAAAACCGCCTGCAACCGGTGCCGTCCGATCTGGCGGGATTGGAGTACGAGGGACTGATGGTCGCCTCACCCGCCAATCCCACTGGCACGATGCTGGATCGCGATGCGCTGGCGGGGCTGATTGACGACTGTCAGGCGCGGGGGGCTGCATTTCTGTCGGACGAGATTTATCATGGGATCGAATATGAGCGCCGCGCGGTCAGCGCGTTGGAGATCAGCGATGATGTCTGCGTGATCAACTCGTTCTCGAAATACTTCAGCATGACCGGCTGGCGCGTCGGCTGGATGGTGGTGCCAGAGGCGCAGGTGCGGCAGGTCGAACGTCTGGCGCAAAACATGTTTATTTGCGCCCCCCACGCAGCGCAGGTCGCGGCGTTGGCGGCGATGGATGCCGACGACGAATTGCAGGGCAATATGGCGGTCTACCGCCGGAACCGACAGCTAATGCTTGAGGGTTTGCCGCGTGCTGGATTTGATCGGATCGCGCCGCCGGACGGGGCGTTTTATGTCTACGCGGACGTCAGCCATTTGACCGATGACAGCCGCGCCTTTGCCGCCGAGATTTTGGAGCAGGCCGGGGTAGCTGTCACGCCGGGGCTGGATTTCGATCCAGTGCGCGGCGGCGGCACTCTGCGCTTTTCTTATGCTCGTGCGACCGCGGATATCGAGGACGGTCTGGCGCGACTGGCCCGGTTCATGGCGGCACGGTCGTAG
- a CDS encoding N-acetylmuramoyl-L-alanine amidase — protein sequence MSKIFKSLAVAVALWAGGHGLQDVQAQELGGLARFEGGQVRDAKAGVTFDLDLSQGVPWRVYTLSAPNRLVLDFREVDWQAADPEVFDQADGIDSVRMGSFRAGWSRLVALLNAPMTLREAGLTIDPETARAALRVQLARASQVEFDAVAGAPRDPRWDLPPAAAVRSMPKGDGPLLVVIDPGHGGIDPGAETESLSEADLMLTFARELREVLLRSGGFEVALTRDADVFVSLEGRVKLAHELGADIFVSLHADALEEGAARGAAIYTLADEASDAASAALAERHDRDDLLAGLDLSGSDDRVANVLMSLARLDNSPRSHAMARHLLAGIRNAVGRVHKHPLRQAGFSVLKAADIPSVLIELGFLSTSADLRNLRDPAWRAGMAAGIRDGLQAWAVEDAALARLRRQ from the coding sequence ATGAGCAAGATTTTCAAGAGTTTGGCCGTAGCTGTGGCGCTTTGGGCGGGTGGCCACGGATTGCAGGATGTTCAGGCGCAGGAACTGGGCGGCCTCGCACGGTTCGAGGGTGGGCAGGTGCGCGACGCGAAAGCAGGCGTGACGTTTGATCTGGACCTCAGTCAGGGTGTGCCGTGGCGGGTCTATACGCTGAGCGCGCCAAACCGGCTGGTACTTGATTTCCGCGAGGTGGATTGGCAGGCCGCCGACCCAGAGGTCTTTGACCAGGCTGATGGAATCGACAGTGTTCGCATGGGCAGCTTTCGTGCCGGCTGGTCGCGGCTGGTGGCGCTGTTGAACGCGCCGATGACGTTGCGCGAGGCGGGATTGACGATTGACCCCGAGACGGCGCGCGCAGCACTGAGGGTGCAGCTGGCGCGGGCCAGCCAGGTGGAATTCGACGCGGTCGCCGGCGCGCCGCGCGATCCACGTTGGGATTTGCCACCTGCCGCCGCTGTTCGCTCGATGCCAAAGGGGGACGGACCGCTGCTGGTGGTGATCGACCCCGGTCACGGTGGCATAGATCCGGGGGCCGAGACCGAGAGCCTGTCCGAGGCTGATCTGATGCTGACCTTTGCGCGCGAATTACGCGAAGTGTTGTTACGCTCGGGTGGGTTCGAGGTGGCGCTGACCCGTGATGCGGATGTTTTTGTCTCGCTCGAAGGCCGGGTGAAGCTCGCGCATGAGCTGGGCGCGGATATCTTTGTGTCGCTGCACGCTGATGCGCTGGAGGAAGGCGCGGCGCGTGGGGCGGCGATTTACACGCTGGCCGATGAGGCGTCTGACGCGGCCTCGGCGGCGCTGGCCGAACGGCATGACCGCGACGATCTGCTCGCAGGGCTGGATCTGTCCGGATCGGATGACCGGGTAGCCAATGTGCTGATGTCGCTGGCGCGGCTGGACAACAGCCCACGGTCGCATGCGATGGCGCGGCATCTGCTTGCCGGTATCCGCAATGCGGTGGGGCGGGTGCACAAACATCCGCTGCGCCAGGCGGGGTTTTCGGTGCTCAAGGCGGCCGATATCCCGTCGGTCCTGATCGAACTCGGGTTTCTGTCGACGAGCGCGGATCTTAGAAACTTGCGTGATCCGGCCTGGCGGGCGGGCATGGCGGCGGGTATTCGCGACGGGCTTCAGGCCTGGGCGGTCGAGGATGCGGCACTGGCCCGACTGCGGCGCCAATAG
- a CDS encoding calcium-binding protein, which yields MANVQFFAPINFLTREIFSGTTTEAGPSRIVVETSNLKAEYGGAFTFNNSGEVFGTLQTFRQTDFGVLQFDATEINADAHSIFHAINARVLGDVLEIALANDDVLTASSGSDWISGYAGNDMIRGFGGFDTLLGGDGDDTIIAGDDSQPDPSILAGEAGNDSLVGGEGNDRMSGSDGNDTVFGNGGNDNIGGGLGDDSLSGGNGNDTIGGGMGDDYIDSGAGRNVLAGGPGNDFFFLGNGGNTAGGSFGNDTIDSGGGDDNLGGGTGQDQIYGGSGNDTIGGGEGNDTIVGGLGDNFLAGGGRDDYIYGLNGNDTINGGPGDDFMVGEYGSDLFVFNMFTPGEVDRITDFTNGDDRFRFSGIEGSNKQERFDALEIVDVNDTFFGTVEIRYNGHVISLDTLFGISAADLGPEDFIFVA from the coding sequence ATGGCCAATGTCCAATTCTTCGCACCGATCAATTTCCTGACCCGCGAAATTTTCAGCGGCACGACGACCGAAGCCGGCCCCAGCCGCATCGTCGTCGAAACCAGCAATCTGAAGGCCGAATACGGTGGTGCATTCACCTTTAACAACAGTGGTGAAGTCTTTGGTACCTTGCAGACCTTTCGTCAGACCGATTTCGGCGTGTTGCAGTTTGATGCAACCGAGATCAACGCAGACGCTCATTCCATCTTTCATGCGATCAACGCGCGCGTTCTTGGCGACGTGCTCGAAATCGCGCTGGCAAATGACGATGTGCTGACCGCGTCAAGCGGCTCGGACTGGATCAGTGGTTACGCTGGCAATGACATGATCCGCGGCTTTGGCGGGTTTGATACGCTGTTGGGCGGCGACGGTGATGACACCATCATCGCGGGTGACGACAGCCAGCCCGACCCTTCGATCCTTGCTGGTGAAGCGGGCAACGATTCGCTCGTGGGCGGCGAGGGCAATGATCGTATGTCCGGGTCCGATGGCAATGACACCGTGTTCGGCAACGGCGGCAACGACAATATTGGCGGTGGCCTCGGCGATGACAGTTTAAGTGGCGGTAACGGCAACGACACCATCGGTGGCGGTATGGGCGACGATTACATCGACAGCGGTGCCGGACGGAATGTGCTTGCCGGTGGACCGGGCAACGACTTTTTCTTTTTGGGCAATGGCGGCAATACCGCCGGCGGGTCGTTTGGCAATGACACCATCGACTCGGGTGGTGGCGACGACAATCTGGGCGGCGGGACAGGTCAGGATCAGATTTATGGCGGATCGGGCAACGACACAATCGGCGGCGGCGAAGGGAACGACACAATCGTCGGCGGTCTTGGTGACAACTTCCTGGCTGGCGGCGGGCGCGACGACTATATTTATGGGCTGAATGGCAATGACACCATTAACGGTGGGCCGGGCGACGATTTCATGGTCGGAGAATACGGATCGGATCTGTTCGTCTTTAATATGTTTACCCCCGGCGAAGTCGACAGAATCACCGACTTCACCAACGGCGATGATAGATTCCGCTTTAGCGGCATCGAAGGCAGCAACAAACAGGAACGCTTTGATGCGCTTGAGATCGTTGACGTGAACGACACCTTTTTCGGAACGGTCGAGATCAGATATAATGGTCACGTGATTTCACTCGACACGCTTTTTGGTATCAGCGCAGCTGATCTTGGACCCGAGGATTTCATCTTTGTTGCCTGA
- a CDS encoding penicillin-binding protein 1A, which produces MTRFILSFFGAIFSVLTLGLFMVAVTIGAVFWMYGRDLPSHESLAQYTPPTISRIYSTEGRIIDEFAQERRLFTPANEIPDLVKEAFISAEDKNFYSHQGYDLRGIAAAAIDAVRTRGRDVRGASTITQQVMKNFLLSGDRRAERKIKEIILATRLEETLSKDKILELYLNEIFLGQNSYGVTAAAQTYFNKSLADLSPHEAAFLASLPKAPSDFHPVRAKERVTQRRDFVLREMEENGYITQAVYEQEVAAPLESVQNGDFDPFQASLPPRDYFTDEIRRQLSRDFGEGEFFSGGFSVRATIDPEMQVEAAKALRTALESYDRSLGIWRGTGKTIPVDQLGSEAAWREALGSVSVSRDVDLENQWYPAVVLEVGANEARIGIENVAEDQDGHWIPAKDVQWARKRLPTGKLGRKAQVAGDLLAVGEVVLVRRMTADSDGSFIRWTLRQVPAVQGGFMAMDVNTGRVIAMQGGFSYQHSVFNRATQAKRQPGSSFKPFVYASALDSGYSPATIVVDAPIEINTPQGVWRPKNASNTFYGPTPLRTGIEQSRNLMTIRLAQEVGMDTVARYAEKFGVYDHMSRVLANALGSEETTIFKMVAAYAMFANGGERVEPTLVDRVQDRYGNTVYRHDKRDCVNCDDLNIASDRSPRIVSNRERVMDPVTAYQLTSMLEGVVSRGTARRTVNLPVPTAGKTGTTNDSKDVWFVGFTSNIVAGCYIGYDQPRNMGRGASGGGMCGPVFQQFMLQAVKKYGGGKFKVPTSCQFINIDRFTGARLGNGASGANVVSECFREGEEPIFGIQFDGGFAMGGNFDIIQPDGGTARQVTTSSGKKAVVGPKASFGSLSSGGLY; this is translated from the coding sequence GTGACCAGATTTATCCTGTCCTTTTTCGGAGCAATTTTCAGTGTGCTGACGCTCGGCCTGTTTATGGTGGCTGTGACCATTGGGGCGGTCTTCTGGATGTATGGCCGCGATCTGCCCAGCCACGAAAGTCTGGCACAATATACGCCCCCGACCATCAGTCGGATCTATTCGACCGAAGGCCGGATCATCGATGAATTCGCGCAGGAACGCCGCCTGTTCACTCCGGCGAACGAAATCCCGGATCTGGTCAAAGAGGCGTTCATCAGCGCCGAGGACAAGAATTTCTATTCCCATCAGGGCTATGACCTTCGCGGCATTGCGGCTGCGGCCATCGACGCCGTGCGCACGCGCGGGCGCGATGTGCGCGGTGCCTCGACCATCACCCAGCAGGTTATGAAGAACTTTCTGTTGTCGGGCGACCGGCGCGCCGAGCGTAAGATCAAGGAAATCATCCTCGCCACCCGGCTTGAGGAAACGCTGAGCAAGGACAAGATCCTTGAACTGTACCTGAACGAGATTTTTCTGGGCCAGAATTCGTATGGTGTGACGGCCGCCGCACAGACCTATTTCAATAAATCTCTGGCAGACCTGTCACCGCACGAGGCGGCGTTTCTGGCCTCGCTGCCCAAGGCGCCGTCCGATTTCCATCCGGTTCGCGCCAAGGAACGCGTGACCCAGCGCCGCGACTTTGTCCTGCGCGAGATGGAAGAGAATGGTTATATCACCCAAGCGGTCTACGAACAGGAGGTCGCAGCGCCACTGGAATCGGTTCAGAACGGCGACTTTGATCCGTTCCAGGCCAGCCTGCCACCGCGCGATTATTTCACCGACGAAATCCGCCGCCAGTTGAGCCGTGATTTCGGTGAGGGCGAATTCTTTTCCGGCGGTTTTTCGGTCCGCGCCACAATTGATCCCGAAATGCAGGTCGAGGCGGCCAAGGCGCTGCGCACCGCGCTTGAAAGCTATGACCGCAGTCTGGGCATCTGGCGTGGCACGGGCAAGACGATCCCGGTCGACCAGCTGGGGTCCGAAGCCGCCTGGCGCGAGGCGTTGGGATCGGTGTCGGTGTCACGCGATGTCGACCTCGAAAACCAATGGTATCCGGCAGTTGTCCTCGAAGTTGGTGCGAACGAGGCCCGTATCGGGATCGAAAACGTCGCCGAGGATCAGGATGGCCACTGGATTCCCGCCAAGGACGTCCAATGGGCGCGCAAGCGTTTGCCAACTGGCAAGCTGGGGCGCAAAGCGCAGGTCGCGGGTGACCTTCTGGCTGTGGGCGAGGTGGTGTTGGTCCGCCGCATGACCGCTGACAGCGACGGGTCGTTCATCCGCTGGACGTTGCGCCAGGTGCCCGCGGTGCAGGGCGGGTTCATGGCGATGGACGTCAACACTGGCCGGGTGATCGCGATGCAGGGCGGTTTCAGCTATCAGCATTCGGTGTTCAACCGTGCAACGCAGGCGAAACGTCAGCCGGGGTCCAGCTTTAAACCCTTTGTTTACGCTTCGGCACTGGACAGCGGCTATAGCCCGGCGACCATCGTGGTGGACGCCCCGATCGAGATCAACACGCCGCAGGGTGTGTGGCGTCCCAAGAACGCGTCGAACACCTTTTACGGCCCAACGCCGTTGCGCACCGGCATCGAACAGTCGCGCAACCTGATGACCATCCGCCTTGCCCAAGAGGTCGGAATGGACACCGTCGCGCGGTATGCCGAGAAATTCGGCGTGTATGATCACATGAGCCGGGTGCTGGCCAATGCACTGGGGTCCGAGGAAACGACGATTTTCAAAATGGTAGCGGCCTATGCGATGTTCGCCAATGGCGGTGAGCGGGTGGAACCCACTCTGGTTGACCGGGTGCAGGATCGTTACGGCAACACTGTCTACCGGCATGACAAACGCGACTGCGTGAATTGCGACGATCTGAACATCGCGTCAGATCGCAGTCCGCGCATCGTGTCCAACCGCGAACGTGTTATGGACCCGGTGACCGCGTATCAGCTGACCTCCATGCTCGAAGGGGTGGTCTCACGCGGGACCGCCCGCCGTACTGTCAACCTGCCGGTTCCAACCGCAGGTAAGACCGGCACCACCAACGATTCCAAGGATGTCTGGTTCGTCGGCTTTACCAGCAATATCGTCGCGGGCTGCTATATCGGCTACGATCAGCCACGCAACATGGGGCGCGGCGCATCAGGTGGCGGTATGTGCGGCCCGGTGTTTCAGCAGTTCATGCTGCAGGCGGTCAAGAAATACGGCGGTGGCAAATTCAAGGTCCCGACCTCGTGCCAGTTCATCAATATCGACCGCTTTACCGGCGCCCGTCTGGGCAATGGGGCCAGCGGTGCCAATGTGGTGTCCGAATGTTTCCGCGAAGGCGAAGAGCCGATCTTTGGCATCCAGTTCGACGGTGGCTTTGCCATGGGTGGTAATTTCGACATCATCCAGCCAGATGGCGGTACCGCGCGGCAGGTCACCACATCCTCAGGCAAAAAGGCTGTGGTCGGGCCCAAGGCCAGCTTTGGGTCCCTCAGTTCGGGTGGTCTGTACTGA
- the prfB gene encoding peptide chain release factor 2 has product MRAELQNHVDKIEKSLDLLRQRLDWDTAPHRLEEFNARVEDPNLWNDPEAAQKLMRERQMLVDAMETYTSIKQELADNLELIEMGEMEDDAEVVAEAEAALKALEATAGVKELEALLDGEADGNDTFLEINAGAGGTESCDWASMLARMYVRWAEKKGYKVELQSESAGDETGIKSAAYKISGPNAYGWLKSESGVHRLVRISPYDSAAKRHTSFSSIWVYPVVDDNIEIEVNPNDIRIDTYRSSGAGGQHVNTTDSAVRITHHPTGIVVTSSEKSQHQNRDIAMKALKSRLYQLELDRRHADINAAHEAKGDAGWGNQIRSYVLQPYQMVKDLRTQHETSDTKGVLDGDLDPFMAATLALNVSGKSRADAQQRD; this is encoded by the coding sequence ATGCGCGCAGAGCTTCAGAACCATGTCGACAAGATCGAGAAATCGCTTGATCTGCTGCGTCAGCGGCTGGACTGGGACACCGCCCCGCACCGGCTCGAGGAATTCAACGCCCGGGTTGAGGATCCTAACCTGTGGAACGATCCCGAAGCGGCGCAGAAACTGATGCGTGAACGGCAGATGCTGGTCGACGCGATGGAAACCTATACCTCGATCAAGCAGGAACTGGCGGACAACCTCGAACTTATCGAAATGGGTGAGATGGAAGATGATGCCGAGGTGGTCGCCGAAGCCGAAGCGGCGCTGAAAGCACTCGAAGCGACGGCCGGTGTCAAAGAGCTTGAGGCCCTGCTGGATGGTGAGGCCGACGGCAACGACACCTTTCTTGAAATCAACGCAGGCGCCGGCGGCACCGAGAGTTGCGACTGGGCGTCGATGCTGGCACGGATGTATGTCCGCTGGGCCGAGAAAAAGGGCTACAAGGTCGAACTGCAATCAGAGAGCGCGGGCGACGAGACCGGTATCAAATCCGCAGCCTACAAGATCAGCGGCCCCAACGCCTATGGCTGGCTGAAATCGGAATCCGGTGTCCACCGGCTGGTGCGGATCTCGCCTTACGATTCAGCGGCCAAGCGCCATACCTCATTTTCGTCAATCTGGGTCTATCCGGTCGTGGATGACAATATCGAGATCGAGGTGAACCCCAACGATATCCGCATTGATACCTACCGCAGTTCGGGTGCGGGCGGGCAGCACGTGAATACCACGGATTCGGCTGTGCGGATCACCCACCATCCCACCGGCATCGTTGTCACCAGCTCTGAGAAGTCCCAGCACCAGAACCGCGATATCGCGATGAAGGCGTTGAAATCGCGGCTCTATCAGCTGGAACTGGACCGTCGCCACGCGGATATCAACGCGGCGCATGAGGCCAAGGGCGATGCAGGCTGGGGGAACCAGATCCGGTCTTACGTGTTGCAGCCCTACCAAATGGTCAAGGACCTGCGCACCCAGCATGAAACTTCGGACACCAAGGGGGTTCTTGACGGCGATCTCGACCCGTTTATGGCCGCAACTCTGGCGCTGAACGTTTCGGGTAAATCCCGCGCCGACGCCCAGCAACGCGACTGA
- a CDS encoding calcium-binding protein, which translates to MADLKIYQPLNFLTRTVYFGESLESTASRIVFFYTDRGLGLLDRIADDGEWNLAEQLTEFGGSFTYPEDGGISGPIETFAMTAFGIPQFNATGIDTPALTLFEEVESRAEGGVEGIDFFSFEDDDDIVFLLVPLGDLMRIVLGQNDSITGSVGADYILGYDGNDLIEGNGGLDTLVGGDGDDTITAGDGDAILAGEGGNDSIVGGGGNDRLSGSDGNDTVEGFGGNDNIGGGPGDDVLTGNSGNDTLGGGLGDDSVHGGYGNDVMAGGPGDDLMSGEKGDDTMGASFGDDTVYGSWGRDSLGGGTGSDLLDGGRHDDAIGGGEGNDTVLGGDGDDFLAGGGRHDSVDGGNGLDTINGGSGNDTLTGGTGADMFVFNSMNTGEADLVTDFEDGLDRIRLGGVEGMGRQGRFDGLDIADAMIDGTAGATVSYHGHVISMIGVSAADLGVSDFVFV; encoded by the coding sequence ATGGCAGATCTAAAAATCTATCAACCGCTGAACTTTCTGACCAGAACCGTGTACTTTGGTGAGTCTCTGGAAAGTACCGCGTCGCGCATCGTGTTCTTTTACACGGACCGGGGGCTTGGATTACTAGATCGCATTGCTGACGATGGCGAATGGAATCTGGCCGAGCAACTGACCGAATTCGGTGGATCGTTCACTTATCCTGAAGATGGCGGTATTTCCGGGCCCATCGAAACATTCGCCATGACGGCATTCGGCATACCACAATTCAACGCAACCGGCATAGATACCCCCGCGCTGACATTGTTTGAAGAAGTGGAATCCCGCGCCGAGGGTGGCGTCGAAGGGATTGATTTTTTCTCCTTCGAAGATGACGATGACATCGTTTTTCTGCTGGTGCCATTAGGCGATCTCATGCGCATAGTACTGGGTCAGAATGACAGCATCACCGGCTCTGTCGGCGCGGACTATATTCTGGGCTACGACGGCAACGATCTGATCGAGGGCAACGGCGGCCTCGACACACTGGTCGGCGGAGACGGTGACGACACCATCACAGCAGGCGACGGCGACGCCATCCTCGCGGGTGAAGGCGGGAACGATTCAATCGTCGGCGGCGGCGGCAACGACAGACTGTCCGGGTCGGATGGCAACGACACCGTCGAGGGGTTTGGCGGTAATGACAATATTGGCGGCGGCCCGGGCGACGATGTGCTGACCGGCAACTCTGGCAACGACACGCTTGGCGGTGGGCTGGGCGACGACTCGGTCCATGGCGGCTACGGCAACGATGTAATGGCCGGCGGGCCAGGCGACGACCTGATGAGCGGCGAAAAAGGCGACGATACCATGGGCGCTTCGTTTGGCGACGATACCGTCTACGGCAGCTGGGGGCGTGACAGCCTGGGTGGCGGCACCGGAAGCGACCTGCTGGATGGCGGGCGTCACGACGACGCCATCGGCGGCGGTGAGGGTAACGACACAGTGCTTGGCGGTGACGGCGACGATTTCCTCGCGGGGGGCGGACGCCATGACAGCGTGGATGGTGGCAACGGCCTCGACACGATCAATGGCGGCTCTGGCAACGACACACTGACCGGCGGCACCGGGGCGGATATGTTTGTTTTCAATAGCATGAACACTGGCGAAGCCGACCTTGTCACCGATTTTGAAGATGGGTTGGACCGCATCCGCCTTGGCGGTGTCGAAGGCATGGGTCGGCAGGGGCGCTTTGACGGGCTCGATATTGCCGACGCCATGATCGACGGTACGGCGGGTGCCACCGTGTCCTACCACGGTCACGTGATCAGCATGATTGGTGTCAGTGCAGCCGATCTGGGCGTCAGTGATTTTGTCTTTGTCTGA